Part of the Stigmatopora argus isolate UIUO_Sarg chromosome 3, RoL_Sarg_1.0, whole genome shotgun sequence genome, GAAAGTAGCCACCAAGGAGCATATCAATCGGCGGCTAACCAAATCAGCTCCTTGGCTAACTAGCTAACGCGAGAAAAGCTAACCCGTTGCTAGCTAGCAGCTTAACGGGGCAGCTAACGGCAAGGGGTGCATTCCATGTGATTAAAACCAGGGTTAAATCTATTCCGCGTCCCGTTTATTCTATCGAGACTCACCTTTTGAGTATAAAGATTTGGGGGAATTGAGGTCGAAGTCCGAGCTAAGGAGGGAGACAAAATCAGAGGGCATCGCAGCGCTTCATCGAGGGGAGGGGAAGCGGACACTCTTCGGCAGAAAGCAAGTCGTCTTTCCACGGCCAGTTAACTGCGCGTCCAAGGTGGAGGAATGAGACGGAATAGGgcatggaaaaaatacaaaacgggtcaaaattaagttttgataCAAAAGACCCGTTAACTATCACGTCTCATCACGTTGCGAGCCTGTGTCTGTTGAGGGGagacgcacacacgcacactaacAGTAGAGGTCGGCCCACGTCCTGGTTCTGCCCCCTCAGCTGCACATGCGCATTAGAGATGAAAACCAAGCTTTACTGTGGTTCACCAACGGGCTGTAGTCGCTTGGTCACGTGACATGCATACTGACGGCCATGTTGGAAGGGTCAAGCTTCCTAATAAAAGCATCTCATCCATGCATTTCGCTTTTTTTTACTGATGTTTAATAAAGTTATTGTGTGGCAATTATTATTTGTGAGTGATTTCAGTCGGATAATAGTCAGTCAGAATTTAGAGACCTTATGTAAAATGTTTATAattaaagcaatatttttttatatagaaaaCTATTTCTGCTTTAAAACAATTGAatcagattggatgtctatcgccgtcaatggcagccattaagATAAAATGGCAAGTTACAATTTACTCTGAGCTGTCGATCTTCGTCCTAGCCTAAACAACAAATCCTCCACGTTCAAACCGTCATCTTTCGTCTTGAGAGCGATGGCGGCGACCACCAGGGCCATCATGGCCGTCAGACCCCAAATGCGATACTTTGCTCCCGTGTCGGGGTCCACAAAGTCAAAAGACAGCCACGATGGCGTCTCCAGCGCAACGGAGGTTCCGACAAACAATTCCAGCGGGGCGGCGAACACGGCGCTGACTTCATCTGGATTGGGACGAGCCTGAAAAGACTCTGGGATGAAGCCCACCACTGGAGTTACCAGAAGACCATGCTGGCAGGAAAAAGAACAGAAATTTATGAGATCAGCTTTAGTGGTTATTGCAACAATTGCAATGATTCCAGGTTCCGACCGTCTGTGACTGTTACAAAATTGCATATTACGTGCCAGATTGCTACGATAAtggatatgtatttttttttttgcttacctTGGAGATGATAGGCTGTAGTGTGCAGATGACATGAACGTCACCCGGAGGTAAACCGATCTCCTCGTGAGCCTCTCTCAACGCGGTTTGAATCACGGTATAGTCGCCAGGGTCACGCTTGCCGCCGGGAAAACACACTTCGCCCGCACTCGTCCTGAGCTACACACAAAATAGTAAGGAGGCATGTATTTACTTAACAAAGAAGATGAAATAGTTAAGtgattctctttttttgtcaaaaaatatctATGGATTGACAAACTTATCCTTAAATAGCTTTgccatatggaaaaaaaaatcctgaaaaaaaatacaaattattctCATAACACTCTAAAATACCTTGTTTATTTTggtttagtgcatttttttgtaaaattgaagattttttttaaatatacaatattCTTAGGTTACATTTTCCCATAATATTCCTTCCACTTAGGTCAGAGATGAATTTTCCCAAAAATGCTTTAACCCTGGaaaattctgactttattcttGATTGAAAAATGATTAATCTCATAACATCGTATTGCTAAAATATGCATTATTCTTGTACATGTCTGGGCTACAATTTAATCTTGTACTATATCGTAGCTGTAATGCAATTTACCTGTTCCGAGCGCTTTGTCAGCAGTGTATGTAGTTTGCCATCTTTCACGAAAAGAGACACCAAAACGGCGGCTTCGGGTAAATCGGCCACTTGCGGTGTTTCACGTCTTTTTCTGACGTCGAAGTGCTCGAAAGCCGCCATCGCTTCCTCCTTGATGTCCATGCTAACTCAACAGGTGAGTTTAAAGTCAACTTTCCACTGGCTTTAGTCCAAAACGCTTCCGTTTTGACGTCAAATCACCCATTTaagatttaaaatataatagCAATTAAACAATTGATTAAAATTCATATAAGAGCAGTTAAACAATCGACTTAGAAAGTAAACATTTGAGTATCAACAAGCCGATGAAGTTCGTGAGCTGCAGAGCAGATGACTTGCAGGCACCACAGCGCCGCCTAGGATTGGAGGACCGTACTGCAGTTCTCAATATGTTAAATAGGTGATGACGGCAACTTCCAAATGTTACCTAAAAAAGGCCaatatttagtttaaaaaaaaaaacttttagaccaaatgtcattttatgtATTCAGGAGAACTCAAATCTTTTTAAATCCCAAAATTACTAACAATGTGTTGCCAGCCATTccagaaatgaaataaattccACATCCATCACCATCATTAGCAGCTATCGCATTAACAAACAACACGACGAAACCAGACTGTTTTCGACTCAATTGTATTGCAGCTGCGTGACCATCGTCAAAGTGCCATTCGCCAAATAAAACTTAAGAACAGTACGTGAACAAGTCCATCCATGAGTAGGACTACACAGTACAATGAcatcattaaataaatatacatactacAGAGTGGATGTGCAAACTAAAAGACTCCTTTCCACTCTTTGTTTCAACATAAAGAAGCCTGAGTCAGCAAATGATTACATTCTCTTTGTGGATCACCTGGACAGGTAAAACTTTAAACCTCGATAAATAAATCCTACACGCAAATTAGCCACCATTCCAAATTTTCCTTGCACATTTTGCAGACTTGTAGtgtagaaaaataaagaaaggaggatgctCGTCACAGTGGTCCCAGTCGTCGGCTTCCCGCTCGCGTCACACTTTGTACTTTTCCTTGGCTTCGTCGTTCAAGATGCAAATGTGCTGGAAAATAAAAGATGATAtgaagatttgtttttttgacaAGGTGTACACAGTTGTTTCAGACTCACGCTGAGGTCTCGGAAGTATTCGTTGTAGTCCAACGCGTAGCCCACCAGGAAGGCGTCCGGTACTTCAAAGCCGATGTCTGGGAAATCAAAActcacatttgaaaaataaactggACGAAACACAGAAATGTCATTTCTTGAgtgctacatttaaaaaaaatagacgtcAGATGTTACGTTTGTAATTAGTCAATAGTTATTTTTGGAAAATGCTGCACATTTATTCATGGTCTAAAAATagcctttaaaataaatatagtgCAGTCAAATGTTTTGAGACACATTCCCATCCAGCTACATGAAGAAgggtctcaaaacttttgatcACATGAGTCACCATCTTAATGATAGGTTTAACATAGCCtgcccaagatggcgccgttcacgcggcagccagtggcagtagctctgtccactcttatgtttttcctgttttacagcccttcgatctttttttaaattaaattttaatatttcttaatacattcctttttttactttactttgtactttatactttaatgtttttacaactttccttgttctgttagcctggcttctttctgccacttcttttttggaaccattcagccatgtctacgttgtcatacacatgggactagctgtaaaaatacgcagcagaaggagcaacacctcaatgccgccggaaattcagagctggacaaaagtgccggaagaagaggcaacgcttctgaccaaccattccatcatggaataagatggaagagctgtcggcgcttatcaggccggaaacggagtcgaggggttctactctgctactgttgtcttcagctccagactactgaggaactgtgcggataagcttggaagagtgactctgcatattctctacctcggtcacagtctgcagaagttccccatcttgtggaatacttcctgtgtgtggttccagtttttgtccaactttacaacgtctttttgagtatgtgtttgtctttgctaccgcaaccaagatatggcggtagctctgtccacttttgctcgtttttgtgtttttgctgctttcctGTCTTAGTGATTTGATtgggtgattcttaatgatcccatttactttgatttgctttgtactttgtgcttttgctttgttgttctgtctaatcaccctctagCTACTGTCACAAAGAAATTTCCctaatatgggatgaataaagttgtccaatccaatccaaacattcTTTAAAAAGAACATCTTCAGATATGAAACATGTCCTTGCTGAGTTTTAACATGTATaaagccagtgagttaaaaataaatcaatgaataaaaaaacaaaaaagattggCTGCTGTCAGCCCGCCGAGTcaaaaatgattggacgtctatcggtgTCTACGACACTGAAACATAATCGTTATACGAAAACGCGCTGACGTCCTTAAGGGACAATCTGGAGATTATCTAGGCTAAAATGTTACGTAACACCAAGTGCGAGGATTTTTCCTGAAATTAATCCCAAACACGCCTTTATTAgataaaaaagcctttttttccccgagaAATAGATAATGATGTAAAGTTTGGATTCAATCTCCACATGTACTCACAATCCGGTCGATAGCCTGAACTCCTAGGTGTCCTTTTCACCAGAAGGCTGCAAACAGGAAGGAAATGATTGCTCGTCAATAAAAATGCCATTCTATAAGAAATATGGATCATAGTTGATGCCCATTGAGATCACGatcatattttccggactagaagttgcaattttttcatagtttggctcttGTTTTTTTAGGTTTGGGTCGAAATATATTCATGTTTACATATTTGACTAACCTTGTTATTTAGAATGTGCATTACATTAcataaaatcttttaaaaataacttttctcATTTTGGGGTCTGAAGGCAGCGGCTCCACATATGAAGGAAGAGAATTCTATTTTTAACACTCGTCAGAGGAATCCTACAAAGCTTCAAACACACTTGGTGGCCACTCTCTCCGAGTAGAGATTAACGCTTAAGCCGCTCCACGCTAAACGTTCGAGTGCCCATTAGTATTGACGTTGCCTTTTGGGAAGCAGGCCTGCGTTCTGGATGTGGCTGGATGCAGACGGATGCTCTTACCcaggttggcgggccacattcatgccaattAGATCTGAGttaattcctgttgatttttggccatttccaggttagttcctgttggttttggccAATCACATATTGCGATATTAAGATCATGTAAAGCAAGGGTGTTGGTTCGCGgactgctttaacgtcaacttgatttcaagtgggccggaccattttagataaatttagattttttttaaataaattgattaaaatccctgaatattcagttttttatagatctaaaacaatgttcatttgagctttttttttttttaaatatatttttagattttacaactaaaaacacagacaaaaatggattaaaaaattacaattattgatctaaaagggggaaaatcagcaaatttaatatacatctatactctatttgaatttgatcctaaaacagaaagtcagcactgatgatttactttcccgggccacacaaaatgatgcggcgggccagatttggcccccgggccgccactttgacatgtgatcTAAAGTATCATCGAAgcagaacattaaaaaataaaaatcctctgcattttttttaacttcaaggTTTGTTTCAAAAGTGTCAAAATAGTATTTATGAACTTTTTCATTATACATGAGGATCATCTTGTTCCCTTAACACATTAACTGCCACAGCAAACCAAAAGaattcaattaatttaaaaaaatgttttgtttttttaccgaATTCTGAGATGAAAAGACGCGGATGGGCCCAATTACTGATAAAATTAAATCACTGTTCAGGGACATCTCTAGTTTTGGGGTTCCTTGTTAACTCTTTGGCCCTCAACGACAGCTCAATTTTGATTGGACACCGCCGCTCTTACCTCACCACTTTCACCATCTTGGGCCTGTTCTCACTGAGGAGGGAAAGCAGCGTCTGCATGGTCCGTCCCGTCTCCACAATGTCCTTTTTATCCACCACGAATGGGGCGAGAAACACAGATTTTAGACGTtgatttttgcctccatcggcTGAGACGAGGAGCTCACCTCAACTATCAAAACGTGCTgcggggaagaagaagaagaattggTGAGATGTCTGgataggtgttttttttaaagaaggatAGAAGATAAGTTCATGAAGATAACGAGAAGAACCGACCTTGCCTGAGAGACTGGAGAGCTCGTCGCCTCCGATTACTTTGACGTTGTTGGTTGATTTGTCGTTCTGAAGGGCAAACACAGGTTACGCTGTTATGGGAAGCCATATTttgactcccagtcaaaatggattggacacctagtgCCGTTAATGCAAGTCAATGAGTAACAATACTTCTTTATAGCGAGCTAACAAGCTTCGCTTTTTAAAGTCCAACTTCAAAAGTACATAAATTATCGACGGACTGATGCCAACTTACGCAATAACTTTTCACCCGGATAAAATCAACCGTCAACGGCACCGACTTATCGCTGATCTGGTTCAGCGTCTTAATGTAGTCCAGCAGGTCCGCGAAGAATTTGTAGCCGCCCTTCAGTACGCAAAGGGCGACGATATGGTGGCCCCCCATGTCCTGCACGATGTCGCGGGCCAAGCGTTCGGTCCTGGGAGGGAGGAGCCCAAGCCAAATGGTCACGAGATGGTaccggaaaaaaaatcttctaagTGGCTCACCTGTCCATGATGAGTCCATGTGGGATGATCACCTTGTCCAAATCGTTCTCATAATGTTTGGGGAtgcaaaaaagatccaagtcgTAGCCTTTCTCGTCATCGTCGATCTGAAAAAAAGAGGCGTGGCGCCGTTTTCTTTTCAGTCGGGGCAACGATTCAACAGGGAAATTAGCGATAATCCTTGTAATGAGGAGCGCAGTGTGATTAATTACTTGTATTTCAGGGTACTGTataattttcacatttcaaattatgatttttttttacgtggGCAAAACATACGTCAATAAACACCAAATAAGAGTCTGCAAATTTTAAACTCCGCAaatacatttaagaaaaatataataatttgcaTTGAAAATGGTTAACGTTACATGATCAAAATGAGTCCATATTGCACTGGCCAATTATTCatagttttattttcaatgttaATGGTGTCTAACTGTTTAAGGACCA contains:
- the nudt7 gene encoding peroxisomal coenzyme A diphosphatase NUDT7, yielding MDIKEEAMAAFEHFDVRKRRETPQVADLPEAAVLVSLFVKDGKLHTLLTKRSEQLRTSAGEVCFPGGKRDPGDYTVIQTALREAHEEIGLPPGDVHVICTLQPIISKHGLLVTPVVGFIPESFQARPNPDEVSAVFAAPLELFVGTSVALETPSWLSFDFVDPDTGAKYRIWGLTAMMALVVAAIALKTKDDGLNVEDLLFRLGRRSTAQSKL
- the hprt1l gene encoding hypoxanthine phosphoribosyltransferase 1, like, which produces MASYLQIDDDEKGYDLDLFCIPKHYENDLDKVIIPHGLIMDRTERLARDIVQDMGGHHIVALCVLKGGYKFFADLLDYIKTLNQISDKSVPLTVDFIRVKSYCNDKSTNNVKVIGGDELSSLSGKHVLIVEDIVETGRTMQTLLSLLSENRPKMVKVVSLLVKRTPRSSGYRPDYIGFEVPDAFLVGYALDYNEYFRDLSHICILNDEAKEKYKV